TTTCGCCCTTTTGGTGTTTTAGGGCTTCCTTGTCTACACGAGCGGCATTCTCCCCTCCCTCCAACAAGTCAACATTTCCGCTCCAAATACTTACAACCGGAGACGCTGCTACCTTGCTCTTTGTACTATGCGATTTCTGTTTCTTTGCGAGCATCGGATTGAACTCAATCGCGCTCTTGTGGACCTAAAGGATTATTCATGAATGAGATTGATGAACCTTTCGTTTCTGTGAAATTGTCGAATCAGTCACGAATCTTTGCATGCCGGATTTTGTCAATGTCTTTAATTTACCAATTTTAGGTTCTGGAATAAAAGTTGGAAGCATGACTGGAATGGAGGGTTCGTCGTCACTGGTGTATGTTTCTGAATCCGCAAATTCGTCCTCTTCCTCTGGGTCGTTTTCTTCCTCCGTGTATTTTCCCTTGAAGCTACAGAGTCTAAACACTTGGAGCAGTGTATAGTAGATTGGCAGGGACTTTATTGGTATCTTTACCCTCACGCCAGAGAATCTGTTCGGGTCATAAATTGAACCTTTGCATGCCTTTTCAAATAGTTGTAGGACCACGTGATGAGAAAAGTTGTACACAACCAGCATGTTTGTGCATGTAATGTTTCGTAGCTTTGCCCTGGTGTTTATTCTCCTCCTAATGGCCCTGCAAACCTTTTCCAGCGCAACAGATGCAGAGAGTAGACTACGAGCGCCAGTCACCGAGAGCTTTCCATTCGAGAATACCGATACCTTTAGCGATGTATAAACGTCTGTATCGAGGATGAATGGAGGGTATTGACGACCTACCAAAGTGATTCTTGGAACTCGTCTGAGCGCGGTCGCCATAGCATCCCCTGTGGATGCTGCAGCTTTCTATGTTGTTAAAGTGGGCGTTCCTCATGCGGGTGGGCAGATTTGAGAGCCTGGTGGCCTCAACTACGGAGACAGATTCGATGTCCTTGAAACCTTTGGAGTTGGACAAACGTGAATAGGCGTCATACTCCCTTTTCACTCTGACATCTAGTCTGAGACAATTGAAATCCTTTGGTTCGTAAATCGCATTGCCAAACTTGCCGATAGCTTCATTCAGGTCCAAGGTAATGCCGCAATCGGCCAGAACCGTCATGTTGTGAATGATCAGAGCATTCTTGAGCGACAGGTTGTCATCTGCAAATGTGTCGAGCtcatcttcatatttaATCTCGCCATGACCAGCCAGTGCCTCGAAATTCGATCCCATTGTCCTATTCCGCCAAAACGGCACACACCAACGTTTGCGATGGACTTTTCATGGACGAGACATGAAAAATGGAGACTGAGAACATGCAGAGAAAAAGATTATAGGGTTAATTATCATCACAAAGTGCCAGGATTCCACAGCCTCAAAAGTGTGGACAATCGACCTCATCTAGTTTACATCGGATAAAGCCGGAAAGGCCGTACTTGCAGCCACATCTGTGGTTTATGATCTGATGTGTGTTGAAAAAGTAGGTCTTTAGCCTCTCTGAACGCTGAGCCCTCTGGATCTGCAAACTGCCATGAGGTGGTGAAGAAGATACCTGAGCTCTCCGCCTACTCTGAGCCTCCGACAACTTGTCCGACTGCTTCAGCTTGACCAACTCCAGCTTTAGCTTCTGCAACGCAAGGTCCTTGTTCTTTATTTGCGATCTGTAATGGGTGTgtaatgtgagctatggaatagcgaacGCCGTCGTTAGACggagtcccgaagaatgagggatggcgacctctgggagctcttccgtctagtagattcttcactGTGAAGGTCTATAGACcgaaacaggtgacctaccgacgtcagagactaggtagtttagcgaccaacgggagcttaaagaagagtaatgaagactctatgagcgaagtGAGTAGaggagcctgtgtattcagTGTTTGGTAGAAAAATaagttaccattatgagatgctaagcatcgagttgtataatgcaagAGTAGCAGAAtgggagcctgtgtatttACCAGATTCTCGTTACTGGAAGGATAAGAGTCCATAAGAAAATGAGTGTTGAAAGAGCcaaggttaatgtagtttgtCATGGCTTCTCCTACTTTGCATAAATGAACCTACTACAAAGATAAGAAACAAGGAGAATGTCACCACCTGGAAATCCCTGCGAATCCTTCAAAGAAACCGGCCAAAAATGCATCTCTACTCTTGAACCTCATGGTGTTGGAGTACTAGACTCTGCTTCTGCTGATCCTAAACCCAAAGAGAATGctgaagatactcctcCTGACAAGTCTTCTATTGTTACTAAAGTTGCTTCTGGATCTGGTACACTTGGTACTGTCAGCACGACGGCAAGGAGTCCCTAGAAGAAGGATAGGAGCCTCTGGATGACGTACATTTAGGTCACTAGAGAGATTATTAATCCAGATAGATAATACCCTTACATGGTAGTTTGTTCATAATTCTCCATGGGATGTACATGTATACCCCAgggatctcctttagaacgtttaaacatccaccagccaaatccagtaagagagCCAGAAACTACAGTAGCAGAGGATATGCCAGATATTGATCCTAAAGTCATAGTAGCAGCAGGAACGGCAACAACAGCGGATTTTTCAGGAGGAAGGGGTTCAGAAGTACCTTCTCCAGGAGCAGATTCTTTAGCACCTTTAGGAGGAGGAGAATCAGAAGTAGGTTCAGAATCAGGAAGTTGAGTTTGAGCTTCAGCAGGTTTTTCAGGAGCCTTAGCAGCAGTAGCAGGAGAAAGAGGTTGAGCTTGAGTAGCAGCAGTTTGGCCAGATTGAGCAGGAAGAGGTGGTGGCAGTGGAGGAGGAACAGTACATTTTGGCAAGCTTCCACATCCAGCACTTCCTAGTGCCTCAATAagtttgttatatttttcacaTTCAAGTTTACTGAAATTGCTGGGTGTTATGCCACTGAGCTCAACTTCGGTCCAGTGTTCATCTGTAGCACCATTACTAGCAGGCTTCTGATACCACTTGTTTTGCCTATCTCCTTTAACATAAATAAGAACTGGATTGTGATTGCAGTAGAAAGCATAAACAGCCTTTACACCATCCATGGGAAACTGTAACTTTCTGGactttatacgtcttcttCTACTGGGATCATTAGTATAAGTGTCAGGAGGACCATTGAGGTAGTACCTTATATTTGCAAGCTTATAATTACCGTCAATGGAATGTTTGCAAATAGTAACAGAGTTTTTATGTGTACAAGAAACATTCTTTCGCTCAACAGTGATCTTCTGCTGATCACTACCACCCTTGTCTTTACCATGACAACGGCAACAATATGGCTTTTTATGGCCTGTGGATATACTAAAGGACACACTCTTACTAAGGTCTACTATAACTTCATTATAGGTCGAACAAACTAGGTCGTCAAGTGTCCTTTCAAGATCACCATTGATGAGCGGAGGTGTAGAGTTAGCGCCAAGTGGACCAATCCAATCTTTATCACTATTACTCTTTCTATAGTATGTCGTCTTTCCAGTTTCTACTACTTTAACCATAAGAGCCTTTGTAGGTAGACCACTATCACCATTATCATacttccagtaataagcagaaACAGATGAGACGCTATTGTTCATAGGAATCCCGCTAGTATGCTTGCCATCATCACCTTGGATTGCCTTTAGTAAGAATGGTTGTCCATTTGCTTCAGAATGAGTGTACTTGTAGAAGTTAGATCCAagaggttcttcagatcTTGTAATAGTAATGGTCTTACTACTTCCGGTAGAATCATAATAAGTTGTAGTAAGACCTCcatttgcatttttattTTGTGAGAAATCAATAATCACTCCTTCACTAGCCATAGTTACTAGAGTTATCAGAGAAAGTCTTTAGACATGGATATTACAATCTCTTCTCAGTCTGATCTCATCCAATAACACTCTGTTTCCCTTTGGAACAACCCAATCCTCCATGATTAGAGAGTACGttcattcaaaactctgagatccatgagtagcCTCCTATatactcctcatccatatattcatcctccctcacaactagctcaccgtgTAGCCGTATGGAAGACTGTCATTATGGACACTCTAAAGATTCCTTATGGACTCCATTCCTGCCATCTCACGATGGGAACAAACTACCGATGAGTAGGGCACTCATTCACATTACAAGGAATAAACAGACTTCTCTATTCGCTACGCTCAT
This region of Theileria equi strain WA chromosome 1, complete sequence genomic DNA includes:
- a CDS encoding hypothetical protein (encoded by transcript BEWA_030110A) yields the protein MGSNFEALAGHGEIKYEDELDTFADDNLSLKNALIIHNMTVLADCGITLDLNEAIGKFGNAIYEPKDFNCLRLDVRVKREYDAYSRLSNSKGFKDIESVSVVEATRLSNLPTRMRNAHFNNIESCSIHRGCYGDRAQTSSKNHFDVYTSLKVSVFSNGKLSVTGARSLLSASVALEKVCRAIRRRINTRAKLRNITCTNMLVVYNFSHHVVLQLFEKACKGSIYDPNRFSGVRVKIPIKSLPIYYTLLQVFRLCSFKGKYTEEENDPEEEDEFADSETYTSDDEPSIPVMLPTFIPEPKIGKLKTLTKSGMQRFVTDSTISQKRKVHKSAIEFNPMLAKKQKSHSTKSKVAASPVVSIWSGNVDLLEGGENAARVDKEALKHQKGEIVTANVFTSGNITFTGARSIDSIQFALSFIYPFLCQAKARDL
- a CDS encoding hypothetical protein (encoded by transcript BEWA_030120A) — its product is MTNYINLGSFNTHFLMDSYPSSNENLAPLLTSLIESSLLFFKLPSQIKNKDLALQKLKLELVKLKQSDKLSEAQSRRRAQIQRAQRSERLKTYFFNTHQIINHRCGCKYGLSGFIRCKLDEVDCPHF
- a CDS encoding hypothetical protein (encoded by transcript BEWA_030130A); the protein is MASEGVIIDFSQNKNANGGLTTTYYDSTGSSKTITITRSEEPLGSNFYKYTHSEANGQPFLLKAIQGDDGKHTSGIPMNNSVSSVSAYYWKYDNGDSGLPTKALMVKVVETGKTTYYRKSNSDKDWIGPLGANSTPPLINGDLERTLDDLVCSTYNEVIVDLSKSVSFSISTGHKKPYCCRCHGKDKGGSDQQKITVERKNVSCTHKNSVTICKHSIDGNYKLANIRYYLNGPPDTYTNDPSRRRRIKSRKLQFPMDGVKAVYAFYCNHNPVLIYVKGDRQNKWYQKPASNGATDEHWTEVELSGITPSNFSKLECEKYNKLIEALGSAGCGSLPKCTVPPPLPPPLPAQSGQTAATQAQPLSPATAAKAPEKPAEAQTQLPDSEPTSDSPPPKGAKESAPGEGTSEPLPPEKSAVVAVPAATMTLGSISGISSATVVSGSLTGFGWWMFKRSKGDPWGIHVHPMENYEQTTM